A genomic region of Vitis vinifera cultivar Pinot Noir 40024 chromosome 7, ASM3070453v1 contains the following coding sequences:
- the LOC100246389 gene encoding protein NRT1/ PTR FAMILY 5.2, producing the protein MLMEVAEERGGADGREEYTKDGTVDLKGRPILRSKTGRWRACSFIVGYEMCERMSYYGIASNLVLYLTRELHEGTLKSANNVTNWAGFVWMAPILGAYIADAHLGRYRTFVIASGIYLLGMSLLTLAVSVPALKPPSCGHGVKDEDCEKHASTFQVGIFYFALYIIAIGTGGTKPNISTMGADQFDDFDPKERTQKLSFFNFWMLGIVFGTLFSYTFLVYIQDNVGWSLGYGLPTLGLALSILVFLVGTPLYRHRLPSGSPLTRMSMVLVAAVRKWKVPVPKDPKELHELSLRDYSNLGNFRIDRTPTLRVLDKAAVKSGPTSPWMLCPVSQVEETKQMIKMIPVLIATLIPSTITAQVGTLFIKQGTTLNRSLGPHFDIPPACLTSFVVIFMFISLVIYERHFVPAIRKYTGDPRGISLLQRLGIGLVLHIIIMVTACFAERTRLSVARENGILGKNQTVPLTIFILLPQFALMGIADAFVDVSKLEFFYDQAPQGMKSLGTSYFTTSVGIGNFLSSFLLTTVSHITKKHGHRGWIQNNLNTSRLDYFYAFYAILSFLNLLFFLLVAKFYVYNEEVDVIESKRELQKVMEPSPNEI; encoded by the exons ATGTTGATGGAGGTAGCGGAAGAGAGAGGTGGTGCAGATGGAAGAGAGGAGTACACCAAGGATGGGACTGTAGATCTCAAGGGCAGGCCTATTCTCAGATCAAAGACTGGAAGATGGAGAGCTTGTTCCTTCATTGTGG GGTATGAAATGTGTGAGAGGATGTCATATTATGGAATCGCATCAAACCTTGTGCTGTATTTGACAAGGGAGCTCCACGAAGGCACTTTAAAATCTGCAAACAATGTCACAAACTGGGCTGGCTTTGTATGGATGGCACCAATTTTAGGTGCTTACATTGCAGATGCTCATCTTGGTCGTTACAGGACCTTTGTCATCGCATCAGGAATTTACCTCTTG GGAATGAGCCTCTTGACCTTAGCAGTTTCAGTGCCAGCACTCAAGCCTCCATCTTGTGGGCATGGGGTGAAAGATGAGGACTGTGAAAAACATGCGTCGACATTCCAAGTTGGTATATTCTATTTCGCACTGTACATAATTGCAATTGGAACTGGTGGAACCAAGCCCAACATCTCCACCATGGGAGCAGACCAGTTCGATGACTTTGATCCAAAGGAAAGGACTCAAAAGCTCTCCTTCTTTAACTTTTGGATGCTCGGCATTGTCTTTGGCACCCTCTTCTCATACACTTTTCTTGTGTACATACAAGACAATGTTGGCTGGAGTCTGGGATATGGCCTTCCTACCTTAGGGCTGGCGCTTTCGATCCTAGTGTTCTTGGTGGGTACTCCCCTTTATAGGCACAGACTGCCCTCAGGGAGTCCCTTAACAAGGATGTCCATGGTACTTGTAGCTGCAGTGAGGAAGTGGAAAGTGCCTGTTCCTAAGGACCCAAAAGAGCTTCATGAGCTGAGCCTTCGTGACTACTCAAACCTTGGGAATTTCAGAATTGATCGTACACCTACATTAAG AGTGCTAGACAAAGCCGCAGTAAAGAGTGGGCCAACGTCTCCATGGATGCTATGTCCAGTGTCCCAAGTGGAAGAAACTAAGcaaatgataaaaatgattCCAGTTTTGATTGCGACACTCATACCTAGTACCATTACAGCTCAGGTGGGAACCCTTTTTATCAAACAAGGCACCACACTTAACAGGAGCCTGGGTCCCCATTTCGATATTCCACCAGCATGTCTAACATCTTTTGTAGTAATCTTCATGTTTATAAGCCTAGTAATTTACGAACGCCACTTCGTTCCTGCCATACGTAAGTATACTGGAGACCCAAGAGGGATCTCACTGTTGCAGAGACTAGGAATTGGACTAGTGCTGCATATCATTATCATGGTCACCGCTTGCTTTGCTGAAAGGACGAGACTCAGCGTTGCGAGAGAAAATGGGATTTTGGGTAAAAACCAAACAGTCCCCCTTACAATTTTCATTCTCCTCCCTCAGTTTGCTTTGATGGGTATCGCTGATGCGTTTGTGGATGTATCAAAGCTTGAGTTTTTCTACGACCAAGCACCTCAAGGAATGAAAAGCCTTGGAACTTCATATTTCACGACCAGTGTCGGAATTGGGAATTTCCTTAGTAGTTTTCTTCTAACAACAGTTTCTCATATAACCAAGAAGCATGGCCATAGAGGGTGGATTCAGAACAATCTAAATACTTCGCGTTTAGACTATTTTTATGCATTCTATGCGATCTTGAGTTTCCTCAACttgcttttctttctcttggttGCAAAGTTCTATGTCTATAATGAGGAAGTGGATGTGATAGAGTCCAAAAGGGAATTGCAGAAAGTCATGGAACCTTCACCTAATGAGATTTGA
- the LOC100251533 gene encoding protein NRT1/ PTR FAMILY 5.2: MSTTVAEERGGGDGREEYTEDGTVDLKGRPILRSKTGRWRACSFIVGYEVFERMAYYGIASNLVLYLKRELHEGTVKSANNVTNWVGTVWMAPILGAYIADAHLGRYWTFVIASGIYLLGMGLLTLAVSLPALKPPSCGHGVKDEDCDKRASTFQVAIFYLALYIIAAGTGGTKPNISTMGADQFDDFQPKERIQKLSFFNWWMFSIFFGTLFSNTFLVYIQDTVGWSLGYGLPTLGLAISVSVFLVGTPFYRHKVPSGSPFTRMFMVLVAAVKKRKVDVPNDPKELHELNLDEYAKSRTFRIDHTPSLRLLDKAAVKSGPTSPWMLCPVTQVEETKQMIKMIPILVSTFLPSTMLVQVSTLFIKQGDTLDRNMGPNFVIPPACLTAFVTIFMLISIVIYDRWFVPLVRKYTGNPRGITMLQRIGIGIVLQIIVMVTACLAEMRRLRVARENGIFGKTQTVPLTIFILLPQFALMGIADTFVEVAKIEFFYDQAPQGMKSLGTSYFTTSLGVGSFLSSFLLSTVSDITKKHGQGWIENNLNVSHLDYFYAFYAILSFVNFLFFLVVAKFYVYNVDVDMTESKRELQKAMETSPSEARSQVNEVLLKGLG, encoded by the exons ATGTCTACAACAGTAGCTGAAGAGAGAGGTGGCGGGGATGGAAGAGAGGAGTACACAGAAGATGGGACTGTGGATCTCAAGGGTAGACCTATCCTAAGATCGAAGACTGGAAGATGGAGAGCTTGTTCCTTCATTGTAG GATATGAAGTGTTTGAGAGGATGGCATATTATGGGATTGCTTCAAACCTAGTGCTATATTTGAAAAGGGAGCTCCATGAAGGCACTGTTAAATCTGCAAACAATGTCACCAACTGGGTTGGTACCGTATGGATGGCTCCGATTTTAGGTGCTTACATTGCAGATGCTCATCTTGGCCGGTACTGGACTTTTGTCATTGCATCAGGCATTTATCTCTTG GGAATGGGTCTGTTAACCTTAGCAGTTTCGCTGCCAGCACTAAAGCCTCCGTCATGCGGTCATGGGGTGAAAGATGAGGACTGTGACAAACGGGCCTCAACGTTCCAAGTGGCTATATTCTATCTGGCTCTTTACATAATTGCAGCTGGAACTGGTGGAACCAAGCCCAACATCTCAACCATGGGAGCAGACCAATTCGATGACTTCCAGCCCAAGGAAAGAATTCAGAAGCTCTCCTTTTTCAATTGGTGGATGTTTAGCATTTTCTTTGGTACCCTCTTCTCCAATACTTTCCTTGTGTATATACAAGATACCGTTGGGTGGAGCCTTGGCTATGGCCTTCCCACACTTGGGCTGGCAATTTCAGTCTCGGTGTTCTTGGTGGGTACCCCCTTCTATAGGCACAAAGTGCCTTCAGGGAGTCCCTTCACTAGGATGTTTATGGTACTTGTGGCTGCAgtgaagaagaggaaggtggaTGTCCCAAATGACCCAAAAGAGCTTCATGAGCTGAACTTGGACGAGTATGCCAAATCTAGGACTTTTAGAATCGATCATACCCCTTCACTAAG ACTACTAGACAAAGCCGCTGTAAAGAGTGGGCCAACCTCACCTTGGATGCTTTGTCCAGTGACCCAAGTTGAAGAAACTAAGCAAATGATCAAAATGATTCCCATTTTGGTTTCTACATTCTTGCCTAGCACCATGTTAGTTCAGGTGTCCACACTTTTTATCAAACAAGGCGACACTCTTGATAGGAACATGGGCCCAAATTTTGTTATTCCTCCAGCTTGTCTCACAGCATTTGTAACAATCTTCATGTTGATAAGCATAGTAATCTATGACCGCTGGTTCGTTCCATTAGTTCGAAAGTATACAGGGAATCCAAGGGGGATCACAATGTTGCAGAGAATTGGAATTGGCATCGTGCTTCAAATCATTGTCATGGTCACTGCTTGCTTAGCCGAAATGAGGAGACTCAGggtcgcaagagaaaatggaattttCGGTAAAACGCAAACTGTCCCTCTTACTATTTTCATTCTCCTCCCTCAGTTTGCTCTGATGGGTATTGCTGATACCTTTGTGGAAGTGGCCAAGATCGAGTTCTTCTATGACCAAGCACCTCAAGGAATGAAAAGCCTCGGTACTTCATATTTCACAACCAGCTTGGGAGTTGGGAGTTTCCTCAGTAGTTTTCTTCTATCAACAGTTTCTGATATAACTAAGAAGCATGGCCAAGGGTGGATTGAGAATAATCTAAACGTTTCTCATTTGGACTATTTTTATGCATTCTATGCCATCTTGAGCTTCGTCaacttcctcttcttcctcgTGGTCGCAAAGTTCTATGTTTATAATGTGGATGTGGACATGACGGAATCCAAAAGAGAACTACAGAAAGCCATGGAAACTTCACCAAGTGAAGCTAGATCTCAAGTTAACGAAGTCCTTTTGAAGGGACTAGGCTGA